A single uncultured Fusobacterium sp. DNA region contains:
- the hpt gene encoding hypoxanthine phosphoribosyltransferase, with the protein MDYTIETLIPREKVEQRIKELACEITKDYEGKEVVVLGLLKGSVVFMSDLIKELDLPLTIDFMNVSSYGNGTSTTGIVKILKDVDQELKDKDVIIVEDIIDTGLTLSYVKEFIKAKGTKSVKVCTLLDKPERRKVEMKGDYVGFEIPDEFVVGYGLDYAQKHRNLPFVGIVVKK; encoded by the coding sequence ATGGATTATACTATTGAAACATTAATACCAAGAGAAAAGGTTGAACAAAGAATTAAAGAACTTGCTTGTGAAATTACAAAAGATTATGAAGGAAAAGAAGTTGTAGTTCTTGGACTTTTAAAAGGATCAGTTGTTTTTATGAGCGATCTTATTAAAGAATTAGATTTACCTCTTACTATTGATTTTATGAACGTATCTAGTTATGGAAATGGAACTAGCACAACTGGTATTGTAAAAATATTAAAAGATGTTGATCAAGAACTTAAAGATAAAGATGTTATAATTGTTGAAGATATCATTGATACAGGACTTACTTTAAGCTATGTAAAAGAGTTTATCAAAGCTAAAGGAACAAAAAGTGTTAAAGTTTGTACTCTTTTAGATAAACCTGAAAGAAGAAAAGTTGAAATGAAGGGAGACTATGTAGGATTTGAAATTCCTGATGAGTTTGTTGTAGGTTATGGACTTGACTATGCTCAAAAACATAGAAATCTTCCATTTGTTGGAATAGTTGTAAAAAAATAA
- the rsmA gene encoding 16S rRNA (adenine(1518)-N(6)/adenine(1519)-N(6))-dimethyltransferase RsmA, whose translation MSFKHKKKFGQNFLTDQREVLRKIMEVSDVKAEDTVLEIGPGEGALTALLLDTAKKVVTVEIDRDLEKILRKKFDSNPKYTLVMNDVLETNLKDYVGEGTKVVANIPYYITSPIINKLIENRDVIDEIYIMVQKEVAERICAKKGKERSVLTLAVEYFGEAEYLFTIPKEFFTPIPKVDSAFMSIKLYKDERYSKIVDEDCFFKYVKAAFANKRKNLLNNFTSLGKSKDELREILAQANIAETERAENLSIDDFLNLIAIFEKK comes from the coding sequence ATGTCCTTTAAACATAAAAAGAAATTTGGTCAAAACTTTTTGACAGATCAAAGAGAAGTATTAAGAAAAATTATGGAAGTATCAGATGTCAAAGCTGAAGATACAGTATTAGAAATAGGACCAGGAGAAGGGGCATTGACAGCTCTACTTTTAGATACTGCTAAAAAAGTTGTCACTGTTGAAATAGATAGAGATCTTGAAAAGATATTGAGAAAGAAATTTGACTCTAACCCTAAGTATACTCTAGTTATGAATGATGTATTAGAAACTAATTTAAAAGATTATGTTGGAGAGGGAACAAAGGTTGTTGCCAATATACCTTACTATATAACATCTCCAATTATCAATAAATTAATTGAAAATAGAGATGTGATTGATGAGATATACATCATGGTACAAAAAGAGGTAGCAGAGAGAATTTGTGCTAAAAAAGGAAAAGAAAGAAGTGTTCTTACTCTAGCAGTAGAATATTTTGGAGAAGCTGAATATCTTTTCACTATTCCAAAAGAGTTTTTTACTCCTATTCCTAAAGTAGATTCTGCTTTTATGTCTATTAAGCTTTACAAAGATGAAAGATATAGCAAAATAGTAGATGAAGATTGTTTCTTTAAATATGTAAAGGCTGCCTTTGCTAACAAGAGAAAAAATCTATTAAACAACTTCACATCTTTGGGAAAATCTAAAGATGAGTTGAGAGAGATTTTAGCTCAAGCTAATATCGCTGAAACAGAGAGAGCTGAAAATCTTTCTATTGATGATTTTTTAAATCTAATTGCTATATTTGAAAAAAAATAA